The Gammaproteobacteria bacterium genome contains a region encoding:
- a CDS encoding DUF1552 domain-containing protein: MRLITGKHIPRRIFLKGMGATVALPMLDAMIPAGLGGREAVRAMDATRLIAMEMSHGAAGCTTWGAKQNFWSPSAIGRDFDLSPTSLRTLEPWRRYLTIVSNTDVKMAEAFIPEEIGGDHFRSTATFLTQAHVKQTEGSDVYVGASLDQIYADRFGQDTPIPSMQLCIENINQAGGCAYGYTCVYTDSLSWASPTEPLPVIRDPRVAFEQLFGAGSTAEERLARRSTNRSILDWIAERVAEMQQTLGPGDRQRMDQYLENVREIERRIQMVEERNTSGDPRDMPEAPAGVPDSFSEHMQMMFDLQVLAFQTDMTRVFSFKLSRDSSARTFPESGVDTPFHPASHHGDSEEAIADFAVINNYHVSMLPYLLEKLHKVEEVDGTLLDKSMIIYGSPMGDPNVHNHLRVPFIVLGGANGQMDGNVHLHAPEGTPLANVMLTLLHKLGHTDLTSFGDSTGAFSLGYSGGLAADAASSG; this comes from the coding sequence ATGGGCGCCACCGTGGCCCTGCCCATGCTCGACGCCATGATTCCGGCGGGTCTGGGTGGACGGGAGGCCGTCCGGGCCATGGATGCCACGCGCCTGATCGCGATGGAGATGTCGCACGGGGCGGCCGGCTGCACCACGTGGGGCGCGAAGCAGAACTTCTGGAGCCCCTCCGCGATCGGCCGCGACTTCGACCTCTCGCCCACCTCCCTGCGCACCCTGGAGCCGTGGCGCCGGTACCTCACCATCGTGAGCAACACCGACGTAAAGATGGCCGAAGCCTTCATCCCCGAGGAGATCGGCGGGGACCACTTCCGCTCTACGGCGACGTTCCTGACGCAGGCGCACGTCAAGCAGACCGAGGGATCGGATGTCTACGTGGGCGCTTCGCTGGACCAGATCTACGCGGACCGCTTCGGTCAGGACACGCCGATCCCCTCGATGCAGCTGTGCATCGAGAACATCAACCAGGCCGGGGGCTGCGCGTACGGCTACACCTGCGTGTACACCGACTCGCTGAGCTGGGCCTCTCCGACGGAACCCCTCCCGGTGATCCGCGACCCGCGCGTCGCCTTCGAGCAGCTGTTCGGGGCGGGATCGACGGCGGAGGAGCGGCTCGCGCGGCGCTCCACCAACCGCAGCATCCTGGACTGGATCGCGGAGCGGGTGGCCGAGATGCAGCAGACCCTCGGACCCGGCGACCGTCAGCGCATGGACCAGTATCTCGAGAACGTGCGCGAGATCGAGCGGCGCATCCAGATGGTCGAGGAGCGCAACACCAGCGGCGATCCGCGCGACATGCCGGAGGCGCCCGCCGGGGTGCCGGACTCCTTCAGCGAACACATGCAGATGATGTTCGACCTGCAGGTGCTGGCGTTCCAGACCGACATGACGCGTGTGTTCTCCTTCAAGCTTTCCCGCGACTCCTCGGCGCGCACCTTCCCGGAGAGTGGCGTCGACACCCCGTTCCACCCCGCTTCCCACCACGGAGACAGCGAGGAGGCGATCGCCGACTTCGCGGTGATCAACAACTACCACGTCAGCATGCTCCCGTACCTGCTGGAGAAGCTGCACAAGGTGGAGGAAGTCGACGGAACGCTGCTCGACAAGAGCATGATCATCTACGGCTCGCCCATGGGTGACCCGAACGTGCACAACCACCTGAGGGTGCCGTTCATCGTCCTGGGCGGCGCAAACGGCCAGATGGACGGCAACGTCCACCTGCACGCGCCCGAGGGCACGCCGCTGGCGAACGTCATGCTGACCCTGCTGCACAAGCTGGGACACACGGATCTCACCAGCTTCGGCGACAGCACGGGAGCCTTCAGCCTGGGCTACTCGGGCGGGCTGGCCGCCGACGCGGCGTCGTCGGGGTGA
- a CDS encoding ankyrin repeat domain-containing protein: MKDRMHVNAWVPAVMLALLWAAPPPESPVADAAMRDDIESVRSLLEEGAEVNLAQSDGMTALHWAAELGNAELVRLLVDAGADLEAPTRIGALTPLHIGAELGQSGSVRALLEAGANAGSRNANGTTPLHFAALSGNVETLEALADHGADVNAREARWGQTPLMFAASRNRVPAIDALIDRGAGVGITSKVVLFQDLADRERLTAAVRDSVLEIYRARSPDPETWAPTLAQTQEALRAARAHEAVAPVEASAVVRIDWDSAQTAGRAPSSQERAGYHGGLTALLHAVREGHREAAFALLKGGADINQPSGGDLNTPLNSAMINGHYDLGLELLKRGADPNTANYPSGITPLYAVINTRWASKSRYPQQRAFEQQESSHVETMRALLEAGADVNARLTMDYWFLAYNFGGIGVNTWGATPFWRAAHGLDVPAMKLLVEYGADPHMPTKAPAGNLYVGLEIPEPEADQSGVPPIPPGGPGTYPIHAASGNSGEGAGRAGNFHRHVPDGWLPALKYLVEELGADVTLRDHLGYGTIHGAAGRGMNDVILYLVEHGADPLIVGRSGRTTIDMANGPANGLTPFYDTIDLLDSMGVINNHLCVFC; encoded by the coding sequence GTGAAGGACAGGATGCATGTGAACGCGTGGGTTCCGGCGGTGATGCTTGCCCTCCTGTGGGCGGCGCCACCGCCGGAGTCGCCGGTTGCCGATGCCGCGATGCGCGACGACATCGAGTCGGTGCGCTCGCTCCTAGAGGAAGGCGCCGAGGTCAACCTGGCGCAGAGCGACGGCATGACCGCGCTTCACTGGGCCGCCGAACTGGGCAACGCGGAGCTGGTCCGCCTGCTCGTCGACGCGGGGGCCGACCTCGAAGCCCCGACCCGCATCGGCGCCCTCACTCCGCTGCACATCGGCGCGGAACTGGGACAGAGCGGCAGCGTTCGCGCCCTGCTGGAAGCCGGCGCGAACGCGGGGTCGCGCAACGCCAATGGCACCACCCCCCTCCACTTCGCGGCCCTGTCCGGGAACGTGGAAACCCTGGAGGCGCTGGCCGACCACGGGGCCGATGTCAACGCCCGGGAGGCCAGGTGGGGCCAGACCCCGCTGATGTTCGCCGCCTCCCGCAACCGCGTGCCTGCGATCGACGCGTTGATCGACCGGGGAGCGGGCGTGGGCATCACCAGCAAGGTGGTCCTGTTCCAGGACCTCGCGGACCGGGAGAGGCTCACGGCCGCGGTGCGCGACTCCGTGCTCGAGATCTACCGTGCCAGGTCACCGGATCCGGAGACCTGGGCGCCGACGCTGGCCCAGACTCAGGAAGCGTTGCGGGCCGCGCGCGCCCATGAAGCCGTAGCGCCGGTCGAAGCGTCGGCGGTGGTGCGCATCGACTGGGATTCCGCGCAGACCGCCGGAAGAGCCCCGAGTTCACAGGAAAGGGCCGGCTACCACGGCGGTCTCACGGCTCTCCTGCACGCGGTGCGAGAGGGTCACCGGGAGGCGGCGTTCGCGCTTCTGAAGGGCGGGGCGGACATCAACCAGCCCAGTGGCGGCGACCTGAACACGCCCCTCAACAGCGCCATGATCAACGGGCACTACGACCTTGGCCTGGAGCTGCTGAAACGCGGAGCCGACCCCAATACCGCCAACTATCCGTCGGGCATCACGCCGCTCTACGCGGTCATCAACACCCGCTGGGCGTCCAAGTCCCGGTATCCCCAGCAGCGGGCCTTCGAACAGCAGGAGTCGAGTCACGTCGAGACCATGAGGGCCCTGCTGGAGGCGGGAGCCGATGTCAATGCCCGGCTCACCATGGACTACTGGTTCCTGGCGTACAACTTCGGCGGGATCGGTGTCAACACCTGGGGAGCCACGCCCTTCTGGCGGGCGGCGCACGGGCTCGATGTCCCCGCGATGAAGCTGCTGGTGGAATACGGGGCCGATCCCCACATGCCGACCAAGGCGCCGGCCGGGAATCTCTACGTCGGCCTTGAAATCCCGGAACCGGAGGCAGACCAGTCCGGTGTTCCCCCCATTCCTCCGGGCGGCCCCGGGACCTATCCGATTCACGCGGCGTCGGGGAACTCCGGCGAGGGTGCGGGGCGCGCCGGCAACTTCCACCGGCACGTTCCGGACGGATGGCTGCCTGCGCTGAAATACCTGGTCGAGGAACTGGGCGCCGACGTCACCCTTCGCGACCACCTCGGCTACGGAACCATCCACGGCGCGGCGGGCCGCGGCATGAACGACGTGATCCTCTATCTCGTCGAGCATGGCGCCGATCCCCTCATCGTGGGGCGGTCGGGACGCACGACCATCGACATGGCCAACGGTCCCGCGAATGGTTTGACGCCCTTCTACGACACGATCGACCTGCTCGACAGCATGGGCGTGATCAACAACCACCTCTGCGTGTTCTGCTGA